TTCATCAATTTATATGATggcttttaaaaacattatatcaCTAATTATTGACATCTTTGATAAATTGCAGGCATTACTCTGTCCCCAAAATACCAAAGCTGAAAGGTCAAGACACTTTTACCGGCACCATCCTCCACAGTCACAACTACCGTAAACCGGAGGATTTCAAAGATTCGACCGTAGTATGTCTAGGAGCCGGTTCCTCGGGACAGGACATTGTACAGGACATGCATCCACATGCCAAGATGGTGTACCTGAGCCATTGGGGAGAAATTCTGCCAAGTGAGTTTCCTACGAATGTTATACAAGTACCAGCCATAGATTACCTCAGTGGTAACATGGTGGTATTCACAGATGGACAGAGTTGCGAAGCAGACACTGTTATGTTATGTACGGGATATGAGTACAGTTTCCCATTTCTAACCAAAGAATGTCGGGTGACAGTAAGTGAGGACCAGATAGTATCCCCGTTGTATAAACATCTGATCCACGCAGAATTTCCAAGCCTCTCTTTTATTGGTATACCCATCCGCATTCTGCCCTTCCCACAATTTAGCCTGCAGGCAAGATTAATTATAGCTATACTTGAAGGATCATTCAAACTCCCAAGCAAGGAGGAGATTGAAGTGGATAACAAATCTGATTTACAGAGACGCCTTGACGTGGGTTGGCCCCGTAGATACGCACATGTTTTTGGGCAATTTCAATGGGAGTATAACAACCAAATAGCTGAGCTAGCAGGCTTACCCCCTCCCAAACCAGTTATAGAGAACTTGCATACAGAAATTTGCTGCCATAGACGTAATAACGTGTGCCATTATAAGAAACtgaattatgaaattgttgatgaAAAGAACTGGCGTCAGATTAATGGACATAGCAATGGCAATGTTTAAATGTCCACATGGTATCTTGACCAGAAGGGGAGGTACCCGTGCTGTTCAGACGCGTAGTCATGAATTCTTGATTGGTCGGATCACCACCCTATTACATAAAGAATTAGGCAATTTTAaatatgaaggcccaattgaaccCACTTGGTGTACTTTTTTTACACTATTAGTGTGtacaattttgttggaaaaagTTTGAATTACTTTTTAAATGGACCATTTTCCACTAACATTACTTTAAAAAAAGATGCccaccagtaaattattttgcccatgcAGTATTAATTCAACCTGCTCATTGccccaaaattatgtaaataattGTGCTTAAAAATATCCATACCATACAAAATTGATTTAAGTTCCGTTAATACAACTTAGAGAAGGAATAAATATCAAAGAGtaatttccacacaaaacctgaaCGCATATCGCGCATTTATGGAGCCCATAAATTTCAAGTTAAAATCTTGGTTTGAAATAAATTCACTTTACTGTAATTCAAGAGTCATGGAAAAATTCCCTTGTATAAACATTGATAGCGGCCGTAACAAAAGGTTCTCACCATGGTTGTTCATCACAGTATgaaccaaaatattattgataaggcTGAAAGTCAA
Above is a window of Amphiura filiformis chromosome 7, Afil_fr2py, whole genome shotgun sequence DNA encoding:
- the LOC140157852 gene encoding uncharacterized protein, which gives rise to MQRVAVIGAGAAGLCAARYLSAEPGSFEPIVFEKSDQIGGTWVYTEETGKDQYGFPIHSSMYKNLKTNQSKEVMAFPDFPFDPSLPSFVTHKDVLGYLEKYVAQFNLLQYIKFETVVECVKPVTNGEKTLWEVTVRDLTDKVNGSQTSLFDAVIVCNGHYSVPKIPKLKGQDTFTGTILHSHNYRKPEDFKDSTVVCLGAGSSGQDIVQDMHPHAKMVYLSHWGEILPSEFPTNVIQVPAIDYLSGNMVVFTDGQSCEADTVMLCTGYEYSFPFLTKECRVTVSEDQIVSPLYKHLIHAEFPSLSFIGIPIRILPFPQFSLQARLIIAILEGSFKLPSKEEIEVDNKSDLQRRLDVGWPRRYAHVFGQFQWEYNNQIAELAGLPPPKPVIENLHTEICCHRRNNVCHYKKLNYEIVDEKNWRQINGHSNGNV